One window from the genome of Kryptolebias marmoratus isolate JLee-2015 linkage group LG1, ASM164957v2, whole genome shotgun sequence encodes:
- the LOC108250967 gene encoding uncharacterized protein LOC108250967 isoform X1 gives MPGFVTVKTRVDVTNLLFYLAYGAWSTSKTAEDLWGPETQVETVETGDECLISEDITQPAQRPSIIGNISSKGVATVKKGSTSQKVNVSRLRPYYRLKSEQQTERKLLQDHGYSSVNLQLEHLYGSSGAKWEKDVNPVQDGLGGEIHIFDLDVAPLCSLPSSGDDCGIFMLMVYLVVFMGSQKYPAENGFDAFLKKHGGSDNASTDCERTIFQFDVQRKYFREALDRWAQFFICPLMIEDAVDREVEAVDSEYQLARPSDSHRKEMLFGNLAKPGHPMSKFFWGNAQTLKHEPKEKQINTYRRLRDFWRRYYSAHYMTLTVQSRGRQHCHRLTRCRLTRCSLTHHSLTHCRLTLTRCRLTLTRCSLTRCSLTRCRLIHHRLTRCRLTLTRCSLTRCSLTRCSLTHCSLTHCSLTHCRLTLTRCRLTLTRCSLTRCRLTRCSLTRCSLIHHSLTHCRLIHHRLTRCRLTRCSLTRCSLTCCSLTRCSLTHCSLTRCRLIHHRLTRCRLTLTRCSLTLIRCSLTHCSLTRCRLIHHRLTHCRLIHHTLTRCRLTHHIQQ, from the exons atgcCAGGGTTTGTAACTGTCAAGACAAGAGTAGATGTAACAAACCTATTATTCTATCTTGCTTATGGAGCATGGAGCACAAGCAAGACAGCAGAAGACCTTTGGGGACCAGAAACCCAAGTAGAGACTGTTGAGACTGGAGATGAGTGTTTGATTTCAGAGGACATTACCCAGCCAGCACAGAGACCTTCCATCATTGGAAACATTTCAAGCAAAGGAGTAGCCACTGTGAAGAAGGGATCTACCTCCCAGAAGGTCAATGTGTCAAGACTCAGGCCATATTATAGGTTAAAAA GTGAACAACAAACTGAGAGGAAGCTTCTCCAGGACCATGGATACTCGTCAGTGAATCTGCAGCTGGAGCACTTATATGGTTCTTCTGGAGCAAAGTGGGAAAAAGATGTGAACCCAGTTCAAGACGGTCTT GGAGGAGAGATACACATTTTTGATCTCGATGTGGCTCCTCTGTGTTCATTGCCT TCTTCTGGAGACGACTGTGGGATCTTCATGCTGATGGTATACCTTG TGGTGTTCATGGGCAGTCAGAAATATCCGGCAGAGAACGGTTTTGATGCTTTCCTGAAGAAACATGGAGGAAGTGACAACGCCTCCACTGACTGTGAGAGAACCATTTTCCAGTTTGATGTGCAGAGGAAGTATTTCAGAGAGGCACTCGACAG GTGGGCTCAGTTCTTCATCTGTCCTCTGATGATTGAGGACGCAGTGGACAGAGAGGTGGAGGCTGTGGACAGCG AGTACCAGCTGGCGAGGCCGTCCGACTCCCATCGTAAGGAGATGCTGTTTGGGAATTTGGCCAAACCGGGACACCCTATGAGCAAGTTCTTCTGGG GTAACGCTCAGACGTTAAAGCACGAGCCCAAAGAGAAACAGATCAACACCTACAGGAGGCTGCGGGACTTCTGGAGGAGATATTACTCTGCTCACTACATGACACTCACTGTTCAGTCCAGAGGTAGGCAGCACTGTCACAGGCTCACCCGCTGCAGGCTCACCCGCTGCAGCCTCACCCATCACAGCCTCACCCACTGCAGGCTCACCCTCACCCGCTGCAGGCTCACCCTCACTCGCTGCAGCCTCACCCGCTGCAGCCTCACCCGCTGCAGGCTCATCCATCACAGGCTCACCCGCTGCAGGCTCACCCTCACCCGCTGCAGCCTCACCCGCTGCAGCCTCACCCGCTGCAGCCTCACCCACTGCAGCCTCACCCACTGCAGCCTCACCCACTGCAGGCTCACCCTCACCCGCTGCAGGCTCACCCTCACTCGCTGCAGCCTCACCCGCTGCAGGCTCACCCGCTGCAGCCTCACCCGCTGCAGCCTCATCCATCACAGCCTCACCCACTGCAGGCTCATCCATCACAGGCTCACCCGCTGCAGGCTCACCCGCTGCAGCCTCACCCGCTGCAGCCTCACCTGCTGCAGCCTCACTCGCTGCAGCCTCACCCACTGCAGCCTCACCCGCTGCAGGCTCATCCATCACAGGCTCACCCGCTGCAGGCTCACCCTCACCCGCTGCAGCCTCACCCTCATCCGCTGCAGCCTCACCCACTGCAGCCTCACCCGCTGCAGGCTCATCCATCACAGGCTCACCCACTGCAGGCTCATCCATCACACCCTCACCCGCTGCAGGCTCACCCATCATATCCAGCAGTAA
- the LOC108250967 gene encoding uncharacterized protein LOC108250967 isoform X2: MPGFVTVKTRVDVTNLLFYLAYGAWSTSKTAEDLWGPETQVETVETGDECLISEDITQPAQRPSIIGNISSKGVATVKKGSTSQKVNVSRLRPYYRLKSEQQTERKLLQDHGYSSVNLQLEHLYGSSGAKWEKDVNPVQDGLGGEIHIFDLDVAPLCSLPSSGDDCGIFMLMVYLVVFMGSQKYPAENGFDAFLKKHGGSDNASTDCERTIFQFDVQRKYFREALDRWAQFFICPLMIEDAVDREVEAVDSEYQLARPSDSHRKEMLFGNLAKPGHPMSKFFWGNAQTLKHEPKEKQINTYRRLRDFWRRYYSAHYMTLTVQSRGRQHCHRLTRCRLTRCSLTHHSLTHCRLTLTRCRLTLTRCSLTRCSLTRCRLIHHRLTRCRLTLTRCSLTRCSLTRCSLTHCSLTHCSLTHCRLTLTRCRLTLTRCSLTRCRLTRCSLTRCSLIHHSLTHCRLIHHRLTRCRLTRCSLTRCSLTCCSLTRCSLTHCSLTRCRLIHHRLTRCRLTLTRCSLTLIRCSLTHCSLTRCRLTHHIQQ, encoded by the exons atgcCAGGGTTTGTAACTGTCAAGACAAGAGTAGATGTAACAAACCTATTATTCTATCTTGCTTATGGAGCATGGAGCACAAGCAAGACAGCAGAAGACCTTTGGGGACCAGAAACCCAAGTAGAGACTGTTGAGACTGGAGATGAGTGTTTGATTTCAGAGGACATTACCCAGCCAGCACAGAGACCTTCCATCATTGGAAACATTTCAAGCAAAGGAGTAGCCACTGTGAAGAAGGGATCTACCTCCCAGAAGGTCAATGTGTCAAGACTCAGGCCATATTATAGGTTAAAAA GTGAACAACAAACTGAGAGGAAGCTTCTCCAGGACCATGGATACTCGTCAGTGAATCTGCAGCTGGAGCACTTATATGGTTCTTCTGGAGCAAAGTGGGAAAAAGATGTGAACCCAGTTCAAGACGGTCTT GGAGGAGAGATACACATTTTTGATCTCGATGTGGCTCCTCTGTGTTCATTGCCT TCTTCTGGAGACGACTGTGGGATCTTCATGCTGATGGTATACCTTG TGGTGTTCATGGGCAGTCAGAAATATCCGGCAGAGAACGGTTTTGATGCTTTCCTGAAGAAACATGGAGGAAGTGACAACGCCTCCACTGACTGTGAGAGAACCATTTTCCAGTTTGATGTGCAGAGGAAGTATTTCAGAGAGGCACTCGACAG GTGGGCTCAGTTCTTCATCTGTCCTCTGATGATTGAGGACGCAGTGGACAGAGAGGTGGAGGCTGTGGACAGCG AGTACCAGCTGGCGAGGCCGTCCGACTCCCATCGTAAGGAGATGCTGTTTGGGAATTTGGCCAAACCGGGACACCCTATGAGCAAGTTCTTCTGGG GTAACGCTCAGACGTTAAAGCACGAGCCCAAAGAGAAACAGATCAACACCTACAGGAGGCTGCGGGACTTCTGGAGGAGATATTACTCTGCTCACTACATGACACTCACTGTTCAGTCCAGAGGTAGGCAGCACTGTCACAGGCTCACCCGCTGCAGGCTCACCCGCTGCAGCCTCACCCATCACAGCCTCACCCACTGCAGGCTCACCCTCACCCGCTGCAGGCTCACCCTCACTCGCTGCAGCCTCACCCGCTGCAGCCTCACCCGCTGCAGGCTCATCCATCACAGGCTCACCCGCTGCAGGCTCACCCTCACCCGCTGCAGCCTCACCCGCTGCAGCCTCACCCGCTGCAGCCTCACCCACTGCAGCCTCACCCACTGCAGCCTCACCCACTGCAGGCTCACCCTCACCCGCTGCAGGCTCACCCTCACTCGCTGCAGCCTCACCCGCTGCAGGCTCACCCGCTGCAGCCTCACCCGCTGCAGCCTCATCCATCACAGCCTCACCCACTGCAGGCTCATCCATCACAGGCTCACCCGCTGCAGGCTCACCCGCTGCAGCCTCACCCGCTGCAGCCTCACCTGCTGCAGCCTCACTCGCTGCAGCCTCACCCACTGCAGCCTCACCCGCTGCAGGCTCATCCATCACAGGCTCACCCGCTGCAGGCTCACCCTCACCCGCTGCAGCCTCACCCTCATCCGCTGCAGCCTCACCCACTGCAGCCTCACCCGCTGCAG GCTCACCCATCATATCCAGCAGTAA